A single Paraburkholderia sp. D15 DNA region contains:
- a CDS encoding peptide chain release factor 3, which yields MSVSELKRRRTFAVISHPDAGKTTLTEKLLLFSGAIQIAGTVKGRKSNRYATSDWMEIEKQRGISVASSVMQFEYGDAVINLLDTPGHEDFSEDTYRVLTAVDAAVMVIDGANGVEAQTLKLLEVCRSRKTPIVTFINKLDREVREPLELLDEIEQHLGVAAVPFTWPIGMGKDFQGVYDIQRDQVRLFRAGQDKAGGEVETLQALSDEEGERRFGHAWVKAKEEIDLITGASPDFDREQFLAGQQSPVLFGSAINNFGVKEILDALVDLAPPPSMRMTVQRPVLPDEPKFTGVVFKVQANMDLAHRDRVAFIRVCSGHFERGMAVKVTRTNKTFRANNVVTFLSQRRETVSEAYPGDIIGIPNHGTLSLGDTLTEGEMLQFVGLPFFAPEIFQTVEVVDPMRAKQLGEALKQLGEEGAIQVFRPEVGGLMILGAVGQLQFEVVSHRLSTEYKVDVRMAPARYRMSRWVTCDDAAELRRFTDSYAARIAMDASDAPTYLASHVSEIEVAQKAWPKIVFNELREHSGAPFRKSM from the coding sequence ATGTCAGTCTCCGAACTCAAACGCCGCCGCACTTTCGCGGTTATTTCCCACCCGGACGCGGGTAAGACCACGCTCACCGAAAAACTGCTGCTGTTCTCGGGCGCGATTCAGATCGCCGGTACCGTGAAGGGCCGCAAGAGCAATCGCTACGCAACGTCCGACTGGATGGAAATCGAAAAGCAGCGGGGCATTTCGGTCGCGAGTTCGGTGATGCAGTTCGAGTACGGCGACGCCGTCATCAATCTGCTCGACACGCCGGGTCACGAAGACTTCTCCGAAGACACGTATCGCGTGTTGACCGCGGTCGATGCCGCCGTGATGGTGATCGACGGCGCCAACGGCGTCGAAGCGCAGACGCTGAAGCTGCTCGAAGTGTGCCGCAGCCGCAAGACGCCGATCGTCACGTTCATCAACAAGCTCGACCGCGAAGTGCGCGAGCCGCTCGAACTGCTCGACGAAATCGAGCAGCACCTGGGCGTCGCCGCCGTGCCGTTCACGTGGCCGATCGGCATGGGCAAGGACTTCCAGGGTGTCTACGACATTCAGCGCGATCAGGTGCGCCTGTTCCGCGCCGGTCAAGACAAGGCCGGCGGCGAAGTCGAAACGCTGCAAGCACTGAGCGACGAAGAAGGCGAACGCCGCTTCGGTCACGCGTGGGTCAAGGCAAAGGAAGAGATCGACCTGATCACCGGCGCGTCGCCTGACTTCGATCGCGAGCAATTCCTCGCCGGTCAGCAGTCGCCTGTGCTGTTCGGCTCGGCAATCAATAACTTCGGCGTGAAGGAAATTCTCGACGCGCTGGTCGACCTGGCGCCGCCGCCGTCCATGCGCATGACGGTGCAGCGTCCCGTGCTGCCGGACGAGCCGAAGTTCACCGGCGTCGTGTTCAAGGTGCAGGCGAACATGGATCTGGCGCACCGCGATCGCGTGGCCTTCATCCGCGTGTGTTCGGGGCACTTCGAACGCGGCATGGCCGTGAAGGTGACGCGCACGAACAAGACGTTCCGCGCCAACAACGTCGTGACTTTCCTGTCGCAACGTCGCGAGACGGTGAGCGAGGCGTATCCGGGCGACATCATCGGTATTCCGAACCACGGCACGTTGAGTCTCGGCGATACGCTGACCGAAGGCGAAATGCTGCAATTCGTCGGTCTGCCGTTCTTCGCGCCGGAAATTTTCCAGACGGTGGAAGTGGTCGATCCGATGCGCGCCAAGCAGCTCGGCGAAGCGCTGAAGCAACTCGGCGAGGAGGGCGCGATTCAGGTGTTCCGTCCGGAAGTCGGCGGGCTGATGATTCTCGGCGCGGTCGGGCAACTGCAGTTCGAGGTGGTCTCGCATCGTCTGTCGACCGAATACAAGGTCGACGTGCGGATGGCGCCGGCGCGTTACCGGATGTCGCGTTGGGTGACCTGCGACGATGCCGCCGAACTGCGCCGCTTCACCGATTCGTACGCGGCGCGGATCGCCATGGACGCGTCGGATGCGCCGACTTATCTGGCCTCGCACGTGTCGGAAATCGAAGTCGCGCAGAAGGCGTGGCCGAAGATCGTGTTCAACGAATTGCGCGAGCATTCGGGCGCACCGTTCAGGAAGTCGATGTAA
- a CDS encoding sugar ABC transporter ATP-binding protein yields MSEFSATSLPGAAPGQSSSAVVEALGVTKRFGSTAALNDVSMRVLPGESHALVGRNGAGKSTLVSILTGLRKPDAGEVRFGGAPAPSIADRDAWRERVACVYQHSTIIRDLSVAENLFINRQPSRGGVIDWQAMRRDARALLDHWKIDVREDARAGDLSVEARQLVEIARALSYGARFIILDEPTAQLDGDEIKRLFKRIAELQREGVTFLFISHHLQEVYEICQAVTVLRDARHIVSAPVSALPREQLIEAMTGERGGLAVADAAARDALPAGTPVALEVDGLAGADYEGVSFAVKRGEVVGLTGATSSGRTSVAEAIAGLRAAKRGAIRVDGKTLPPGDVPAALAHGVGCVPKDRHHEGLVLTQSVAENASMTIARLLGKFGIAPPAKKNAFGQKMIDALGIVAQGPEHIVSGLSGGNQQKVVMARALATDPDVLVLIDPTAGVDVKSKEALLSVVDRVREEGKAVLVVSGELDDLRTCDRVLVMFRGRVAAEFPAGWQDHDLIASVEGVSLHEE; encoded by the coding sequence ATGAGCGAGTTCAGTGCGACCTCCCTGCCGGGCGCTGCGCCCGGCCAGTCCTCCTCTGCGGTCGTCGAAGCGCTGGGCGTCACCAAGCGCTTCGGCTCCACGGCCGCGCTGAACGACGTCAGCATGCGCGTGCTGCCCGGCGAATCGCACGCGCTCGTCGGACGCAACGGCGCCGGCAAATCGACGCTGGTGTCGATCCTCACCGGCCTGCGCAAACCCGACGCCGGCGAGGTGCGCTTCGGCGGCGCGCCCGCGCCGTCGATCGCGGATCGCGACGCGTGGCGCGAGCGCGTCGCGTGCGTGTATCAGCATTCGACGATCATCCGCGATCTGAGCGTCGCGGAAAATCTGTTCATCAACCGGCAGCCGTCGCGTGGCGGCGTGATCGATTGGCAGGCCATGCGCCGCGACGCACGCGCGTTGCTCGATCACTGGAAGATCGACGTGCGCGAAGATGCCCGCGCCGGCGATCTGAGCGTGGAGGCGCGGCAACTGGTGGAGATCGCGCGCGCGTTGTCCTATGGCGCGCGCTTCATCATTCTCGACGAACCGACCGCGCAACTCGACGGCGACGAGATCAAGCGATTGTTTAAACGCATCGCCGAATTGCAGCGCGAAGGCGTGACGTTCCTGTTCATCTCGCACCATCTTCAGGAGGTGTACGAGATCTGTCAGGCGGTGACGGTGCTGCGCGACGCGCGGCATATCGTCAGCGCACCGGTGTCCGCGTTGCCGCGCGAGCAGTTGATCGAGGCGATGACCGGCGAACGCGGCGGTCTCGCCGTCGCCGACGCGGCCGCGCGCGACGCGTTGCCGGCCGGCACGCCGGTCGCGCTGGAAGTCGACGGGCTCGCGGGCGCCGATTACGAAGGCGTGTCGTTTGCCGTCAAGCGCGGCGAAGTGGTCGGGTTGACCGGCGCGACGAGCAGCGGCCGCACGAGCGTGGCCGAGGCGATCGCCGGTTTGCGCGCGGCGAAACGCGGCGCGATCCGTGTCGACGGCAAGACGCTGCCGCCCGGCGACGTGCCGGCCGCGCTCGCGCATGGCGTCGGTTGCGTGCCGAAGGATCGGCATCACGAAGGGCTGGTGCTCACGCAATCGGTCGCGGAAAACGCGTCGATGACGATCGCGCGCCTGCTCGGCAAATTCGGCATCGCGCCGCCCGCGAAGAAGAACGCGTTCGGCCAGAAGATGATCGACGCGCTCGGGATCGTCGCGCAAGGCCCGGAACATATCGTGTCGGGACTGTCGGGCGGCAATCAGCAGAAGGTGGTGATGGCGCGCGCGCTCGCGACCGATCCAGACGTGCTCGTGCTGATCGATCCGACCGCGGGCGTCGACGTGAAATCGAAGGAAGCCTTGCTCTCCGTCGTGGATCGCGTGCGCGAGGAGGGCAAGGCCGTGCTGGTCGTGTCCGGCGAACTCGACGATCTGCGTACCTGTGACCGTGTGCTGGTCATGTTCCGTGGCCGCGTCGCGGCCGAATTTCCCGCGGGTTGGCAGGACCACGACCTGATCGCATCCGTTGAAGGAGTCAGTCTCCATGAAGAATAG
- a CDS encoding UxaA family hydrolase, whose product MTSRSLPTDSRLILLSPADNCLIAAARLEAGTPVEIEGERVTLARTIELGHKVARQPLAKDDKVLRYGAVIGHVTESVARGAHLHTHNLASDYLPTYTHDAGHEFVPHP is encoded by the coding sequence TTGACCAGCCGCTCACTGCCGACCGATTCCCGCCTGATCCTGCTCAGTCCCGCCGACAACTGTCTGATCGCGGCGGCGCGTCTCGAAGCGGGTACCCCGGTCGAGATAGAAGGCGAGCGCGTGACGCTCGCCAGAACCATCGAACTCGGCCACAAGGTCGCACGCCAGCCGCTCGCGAAAGACGACAAGGTCTTGCGCTACGGCGCGGTGATCGGCCACGTGACGGAGAGCGTGGCGCGCGGCGCGCATCTGCACACGCACAACCTCGCGAGCGATTACCTGCCGACCTACACGCACGACGCGGGTCACGAGTTCGTCCCGCACCCTTGA
- a CDS encoding fimbrial protein, translating to MSRHKRLSCAPRNDAQHELICYQFKMDSMIYPGKIGRRVNLAFARVTITAKRAVILMLAIVGACYLPTTAYAAKGTIYFGNGASVIEASVASSAVKIPANAVPGQVVARFGGNVILTSSNVTCPITLSETVDSTPWSGNPSIFLTNVPGIGAQIEMSDPGSQIVSVLPQKTAFTPKEGQTNINFFPDIYVTGPNGSGPLAIPAVNVTFSGTCIDTTTQRIVAPSGPSIQPGTCNVTNSSVSVVLPRASQAVMPNIGSIAGATDFSLGLNCSSPTGVYISLADASTPSNTSNILTPGPGSTANGVGIQISSNSVPLTFGDPAGQPGGPNWLSLGTKSGAVTIPLTAAYIRTGNLGGGVLRALATFTMSYR from the coding sequence ATGTCCCGGCACAAGCGCTTGAGCTGCGCGCCGCGCAATGACGCACAACATGAACTTATTTGTTATCAATTCAAAATGGACTCCATGATTTACCCAGGCAAAATCGGCCGACGAGTGAACCTGGCATTCGCACGCGTGACCATCACCGCAAAACGTGCAGTCATACTGATGTTGGCAATCGTAGGGGCTTGTTATTTGCCAACGACGGCATATGCGGCAAAGGGGACGATTTATTTTGGGAACGGTGCGAGCGTCATTGAGGCGTCGGTCGCTAGTTCCGCCGTCAAAATACCGGCAAATGCGGTTCCAGGCCAGGTCGTCGCCCGGTTTGGCGGCAACGTGATATTGACAAGTTCGAATGTCACTTGTCCGATTACGCTAAGCGAAACGGTGGACAGTACGCCTTGGTCCGGTAATCCTTCGATCTTTCTGACGAACGTCCCCGGAATCGGCGCGCAGATTGAGATGTCTGACCCTGGTAGCCAAATTGTCTCAGTTCTTCCTCAAAAGACGGCATTTACTCCAAAGGAGGGGCAGACCAACATTAATTTCTTTCCTGATATTTATGTCACGGGCCCTAACGGATCAGGTCCGTTAGCTATCCCCGCTGTCAACGTCACGTTCTCCGGCACCTGCATCGACACGACCACGCAGCGTATCGTTGCGCCGTCGGGTCCATCGATTCAACCGGGCACCTGCAATGTGACGAATTCGTCAGTTTCCGTAGTGCTCCCACGAGCGTCTCAGGCAGTCATGCCGAATATCGGTTCAATTGCCGGCGCGACCGACTTTTCGCTAGGTCTGAACTGTAGTAGCCCAACGGGCGTGTACATTTCCCTAGCCGATGCGTCAACGCCGTCCAACACTTCAAACATCCTCACGCCCGGTCCAGGTTCGACGGCCAATGGCGTTGGGATACAGATATCTTCGAATTCGGTTCCACTAACCTTTGGTGATCCCGCCGGCCAACCCGGCGGTCCGAACTGGTTGTCGCTGGGAACAAAGAGTGGTGCTGTAACCATCCCGCTGACTGCGGCATACATTCGAACAGGCAACTTGGGCGGGGGCGTTTTGAGAGCACTTGCGACCTTCACGATGAGTTATCGGTGA
- a CDS encoding GNAT family N-acetyltransferase: MTVRNLDALFRPKSVAVIGASERPGSTGAMVWARVLEGGFDGPLWPVNPKYTVLGGHKAIGDAGDLPQAPTVALICTPPASWPGIIHKLGGLGTRAAIIVGEVRSDDDRLALRHALSAARPHLLRIVGPGSLGVVSPALRAHLGAPSCTVKAGGVAWVSQSNALTNAVLGWAHARGLGFSHAVALGGEADVDAGDVLDYLASDPGTRAILLELDSVRAARKFMSAARAAARNKPVLALRSGRADPADALYTAAFRRAGMVRVDALDDLLDEIETLGVGRVAAGATATLITSDRGLATLACDAFAAAGDTLAPWPDEASDALRLALPHAVGGNPLQLGDDAKPEHFGTALKLLAEHRSTGTAFVVHASTHGAPVGEVAQALIANQRFAYRGLLACFFGGVDAATRDALHAQGIPVHTTPQRLARAFARLVDYRMGRELLMQTPEGLPAQVPEAIDAAQAQAREALAAGTNQLAGAAAVRFLRRFGLRVAEDASRAQSEATEATEATEAKATPAAPTRSTAPATASSPQPIVDIAVELHDDDNFGPVFRFTAPSVDGVSEALRVYGLPPLNPMLARDIVTRSRYARLVSPEPTLAALTALSQAVCDVKEIVGLQLTLRVFKDHVTIIAPTLNIATTRSRLAIVPYPRRFEETLDWQGLRVTVRPIRPEDEAAHHDFVEAMTPEDLRLRFFGAVGSFDHSQLARMTQIDYDREMALIATVVSEEGFTRTLGVVRAVADPDNETAEFAVAVRSDQKGRRLGQLLMDRIIRYARTRGIHWLVGEALRENGPMIALARASGFTITPTDDPGVVGFRMALDEASDTSNAEAARK, translated from the coding sequence GTGACCGTTCGCAATCTCGACGCCTTGTTTCGTCCCAAATCCGTCGCCGTGATCGGCGCGTCCGAGCGGCCCGGCAGCACCGGCGCGATGGTCTGGGCGCGCGTCCTGGAGGGTGGCTTCGACGGTCCGTTATGGCCGGTGAATCCGAAGTACACGGTGCTGGGCGGCCACAAGGCGATCGGCGACGCCGGCGATCTGCCGCAAGCGCCGACGGTCGCGCTGATCTGCACGCCGCCGGCGAGCTGGCCCGGGATCATCCATAAGCTTGGCGGGCTGGGTACGCGGGCGGCGATCATCGTCGGCGAGGTGCGTAGCGACGACGATCGGCTCGCGTTGCGGCATGCGCTCTCGGCGGCGCGGCCGCATCTGCTGCGGATCGTCGGGCCGGGCAGTCTTGGCGTGGTGTCGCCGGCGTTGCGCGCGCACCTCGGGGCGCCGTCGTGCACGGTGAAGGCGGGCGGCGTCGCGTGGGTGTCGCAGTCGAACGCGCTGACCAACGCGGTGCTCGGCTGGGCGCACGCGCGCGGGCTCGGCTTCTCGCACGCGGTCGCGCTGGGCGGCGAGGCAGACGTGGATGCCGGCGATGTGCTCGATTACCTCGCGAGCGACCCCGGCACGCGCGCGATCCTGCTCGAACTCGACAGCGTGCGCGCGGCGCGCAAGTTCATGTCGGCGGCGCGCGCGGCGGCGCGCAATAAGCCGGTGCTGGCGCTGCGCTCGGGCCGCGCCGACCCGGCCGACGCGCTCTACACGGCGGCCTTCCGGCGCGCGGGCATGGTGCGCGTCGATGCGCTCGACGACCTGCTCGACGAAATCGAAACGCTCGGCGTCGGCCGGGTCGCGGCGGGCGCGACGGCGACGCTGATCACGAGCGATCGTGGCCTCGCGACGCTCGCCTGCGATGCCTTCGCGGCCGCCGGCGATACGCTGGCACCGTGGCCGGACGAGGCGTCCGACGCGCTGCGGCTGGCGTTGCCGCACGCGGTCGGCGGCAATCCGCTGCAACTGGGCGACGACGCGAAGCCCGAGCACTTCGGCACCGCGCTCAAGCTGCTCGCCGAGCACCGCAGCACGGGCACGGCCTTCGTCGTGCATGCATCGACGCATGGCGCGCCGGTCGGTGAAGTCGCACAGGCGTTGATCGCGAATCAGCGGTTCGCGTATCGCGGCTTGCTGGCGTGCTTCTTCGGCGGTGTGGATGCCGCGACGCGCGACGCGTTGCACGCGCAGGGGATTCCGGTGCATACGACGCCGCAGCGGCTCGCGCGCGCATTCGCGCGGCTGGTCGATTACCGGATGGGGCGCGAATTGCTGATGCAGACGCCCGAGGGCTTGCCCGCGCAGGTGCCCGAGGCGATCGATGCGGCGCAGGCCCAGGCGCGTGAGGCGTTGGCCGCGGGAACGAACCAGTTGGCCGGGGCAGCGGCGGTGCGCTTTCTGCGGCGTTTCGGCTTAAGGGTGGCGGAGGACGCAAGCCGCGCGCAGTCGGAGGCCACCGAGGCCACCGAGGCCACCGAGGCCAAAGCGACGCCCGCTGCGCCCACGCGAAGCACCGCGCCGGCTACGGCAAGCTCCCCCCAACCCATCGTCGACATCGCCGTCGAGCTTCACGACGACGACAACTTCGGCCCGGTCTTCCGCTTCACGGCGCCGTCGGTGGACGGCGTGTCCGAGGCGCTGCGCGTCTACGGCCTGCCGCCGCTGAACCCGATGCTGGCGCGCGATATCGTCACGCGCTCGCGATACGCGCGGCTGGTCTCGCCCGAGCCGACGCTCGCCGCGCTGACGGCGCTCTCGCAGGCGGTCTGCGACGTGAAGGAAATCGTCGGCCTGCAACTGACGCTGCGGGTCTTCAAGGATCACGTGACGATAATCGCGCCCACGCTGAACATCGCGACGACGCGCAGCCGGCTCGCGATCGTCCCGTATCCGCGCCGCTTCGAGGAGACGCTGGACTGGCAAGGGTTGCGGGTCACGGTGCGGCCGATCCGTCCGGAGGACGAGGCCGCGCATCACGATTTCGTCGAGGCGATGACGCCCGAGGATTTGCGTCTGCGCTTTTTCGGCGCGGTGGGCAGCTTCGACCACTCGCAACTCGCGCGCATGACGCAGATCGATTACGACCGGGAGATGGCGCTGATCGCGACGGTCGTCAGCGAGGAGGGGTTCACGCGCACGCTCGGCGTGGTGCGCGCGGTGGCCGATCCGGATAACGAAACGGCCGAATTCGCGGTAGCGGTGCGCTCGGACCAGAAGGGCCGGCGGTTGGGGCAACTGCTGATGGACCGGATCATCCGCTACGCGCGCACGCGCGGCATCCATTGGCTGGTCGGCGAAGCGCTGCGCGAAAACGGTCCGATGATCGCGCTCGCGAGGGCCAGTGGTTTCACGATCACGCCGACGGATGATCCGGGCGTGGTCGGGTTCCGCATGGCGCTGGACGAAGCCTCTGATACGAGCAACGCAGAGGCGGCGCGCAAGTAA
- a CDS encoding LysR family transcriptional regulator yields MRRLPSLIALRFFEETARHMSFNRAAIALCVTQGAVSRQIKLLEESLGAKLFERDHKGIRLTPAGMQFLPCLSEAFDTIERGFRQISAAKGRRRLVVAVPPTFATQWFSPRLGSLAVELPDVELSIRTEPSGDCHCHIRFGRHALAQGEGHSELLMIERHVLVGAPRLLDQPLGELLERMPALHVLHNDARLDLWPNWLASAGLPARYAENGIEFSTLEQAIRAARKGAGLAIVDRNMIVDELADGSLAQFSEVEVAGPFGYWLDIAQRHAGLEHVQAFAGWMREEGLKIAEG; encoded by the coding sequence ATGCGGCGCTTGCCCTCGCTGATCGCGTTGCGTTTCTTCGAAGAGACGGCACGGCACATGAGTTTCAATCGCGCGGCGATTGCGCTGTGCGTGACACAAGGCGCGGTGAGCCGGCAGATCAAGCTGCTGGAGGAATCGCTCGGCGCGAAGCTGTTCGAGCGCGATCACAAAGGGATCCGCCTGACGCCGGCCGGGATGCAGTTCCTGCCGTGTCTGTCCGAGGCATTCGACACGATCGAGCGCGGTTTCCGGCAAATCTCGGCAGCCAAGGGACGGCGGCGCCTTGTGGTTGCCGTGCCGCCCACGTTCGCGACGCAGTGGTTTTCGCCGCGGCTCGGCTCGCTCGCGGTAGAGCTGCCCGACGTGGAACTGTCGATCCGGACCGAACCGAGCGGCGACTGTCACTGCCATATCCGCTTCGGCCGTCACGCGCTGGCGCAAGGCGAAGGCCACTCCGAATTGCTGATGATCGAGCGCCACGTGCTGGTCGGCGCGCCGCGTCTGCTGGATCAGCCGCTTGGCGAGCTGCTCGAGAGAATGCCCGCGCTGCACGTACTGCATAACGACGCGCGGCTGGATCTGTGGCCGAACTGGCTAGCCAGCGCTGGGCTGCCCGCCCGGTATGCGGAAAACGGCATCGAGTTCTCCACCCTGGAGCAGGCGATTCGCGCCGCGCGCAAGGGCGCCGGGCTCGCGATCGTCGACCGGAACATGATCGTGGATGAGCTCGCGGACGGCAGCCTCGCGCAGTTTTCCGAGGTCGAGGTGGCGGGACCGTTCGGGTATTGGCTCGATATCGCGCAGCGGCATGCGGGGCTGGAGCATGTGCAGGCGTTTGCCGGGTGGATGCGGGAGGAAGGGTTGAAGATTGCCGAGGGTTGA
- a CDS encoding IclR family transcriptional regulator yields the protein MDADDKDDDRYRAPALDKGLDILELLAEQKDGLTRAEITKLLGRNASEMYRMLERLVARQYVVRSAGGDRYSLSLKLYALAHRHPPMNRLIAEALPLMQRFADAAEQSCHLVVYDRGNLLVIAQVDGPGTWGMSVRLGSRVGLIDTGSGRVMLAFQSVEQRQQMLAEHTRVKGEVTIDRDALEAACERIRAAGFSQKDSQQTFGVTDVTFPIQGPAGQAIAVLTCPYLRRIDEYVAPTLEAATTLLRDTVQALSMYRENAA from the coding sequence ATGGACGCAGACGACAAAGACGACGACCGTTACCGCGCACCCGCGCTCGACAAGGGTCTCGACATCCTTGAATTGCTCGCCGAACAGAAGGACGGGCTGACGCGCGCCGAAATCACCAAGCTGCTGGGACGCAATGCGAGCGAGATGTACCGCATGCTCGAACGCCTCGTCGCGCGCCAGTACGTGGTGCGCTCGGCGGGCGGCGACCGCTATTCGCTGAGTCTCAAGCTGTACGCGCTCGCGCACCGTCATCCGCCGATGAACCGTCTGATCGCCGAGGCGTTGCCGCTGATGCAGCGTTTCGCCGACGCCGCCGAACAGTCCTGTCACCTCGTGGTGTACGACCGCGGCAACCTGCTGGTGATCGCGCAGGTGGACGGTCCGGGTACGTGGGGGATGTCGGTGCGGCTCGGTTCGCGGGTCGGCCTGATCGATACCGGCTCGGGCCGCGTGATGCTGGCGTTCCAGAGCGTCGAGCAGCGTCAGCAGATGCTGGCCGAACACACGCGGGTGAAAGGCGAGGTGACGATCGATCGCGACGCGCTCGAGGCGGCGTGCGAGCGCATCCGCGCCGCCGGTTTCTCGCAGAAGGACAGTCAGCAGACTTTCGGCGTCACCGACGTGACGTTCCCGATTCAAGGGCCGGCCGGCCAGGCGATCGCGGTGCTCACCTGCCCGTATCTGCGACGCATCGACGAATACGTCGCGCCCACGCTGGAAGCCGCGACCACGCTGTTGCGCGACACCGTGCAGGCGCTGTCGATGTATCGCGAGAACGCCGCGTAG
- a CDS encoding ABC transporter permease, with the protein MKNSVPSPAFGAAQAQGQTQAPAVAATRGKRARSELARLRELALLPALALLLVIGAFVSPSFLTRANLISVLGASAALALVVLAESLIVLTGKFDLSLESTVGIAPAVGAMLVMPAASAGFGTQWPAAVGLLAIVAVGAVIGAINGFLVVRLRLNAFIVTLAMLIVLRGMLVGATKGGTLFDMPPSFFSLATTIVLGLPLSVWLAAAAFAIAAFVLRYHRLGRALYAIGGNPEAARAAGIRVERITWGVFVLGSMLASVGGLIVTGYVGAINANQGNGMIFTVFAAAVIGGISLDGGKGTMFGALTGVLLLGVVQNLLTLAQVPSFWIQAIYGAIILGSLMVARLASGEGQN; encoded by the coding sequence ATGAAGAATAGTGTGCCCAGCCCCGCCTTCGGGGCCGCGCAAGCGCAGGGACAAACCCAGGCGCCCGCCGTGGCCGCGACGCGCGGCAAACGCGCGCGCTCGGAACTGGCGCGGCTGCGCGAGCTGGCCTTGCTGCCCGCGCTCGCCTTGCTGCTGGTGATCGGCGCGTTCGTCAGCCCCAGTTTTCTGACGCGCGCGAATCTGATCAGCGTGCTCGGCGCGTCGGCGGCGCTTGCCCTGGTGGTGCTCGCGGAATCGCTGATCGTGCTGACCGGCAAGTTCGACCTGTCGCTCGAATCGACCGTGGGTATCGCGCCCGCGGTCGGCGCGATGCTGGTGATGCCGGCGGCGTCGGCGGGCTTCGGCACGCAATGGCCCGCCGCGGTCGGCCTGCTCGCGATCGTCGCGGTGGGCGCGGTGATTGGCGCGATCAACGGCTTTCTTGTCGTGCGCTTGCGGCTGAATGCGTTCATCGTCACGCTGGCGATGCTGATCGTGCTGCGCGGCATGCTGGTCGGCGCGACCAAGGGCGGCACGCTGTTCGACATGCCGCCTTCGTTCTTCTCGCTCGCCACCACGATCGTGCTTGGTCTGCCGCTGTCGGTGTGGCTCGCGGCGGCGGCGTTCGCGATCGCCGCCTTCGTGTTGCGCTATCACCGTCTGGGCCGCGCGTTGTACGCGATCGGCGGCAATCCGGAAGCGGCGCGCGCAGCGGGGATTCGCGTTGAGCGCATCACGTGGGGCGTATTCGTGCTCGGCAGCATGCTTGCCTCGGTGGGCGGACTGATCGTGACCGGCTATGTCGGCGCGATCAACGCGAACCAGGGCAACGGCATGATCTTCACGGTGTTCGCGGCGGCGGTGATCGGCGGGATTTCGCTCGACGGCGGCAAGGGCACGATGTTCGGCGCGCTGACCGGCGTGCTGCTGCTCGGCGTCGTGCAGAACCTGCTGACGCTCGCGCAGGTGCCGTCGTTCTGGATTCAGGCGATCTACGGCGCGATCATTCTCGGCTCGCTGATGGTGGCGCGCCTCGCGAGCGGCGAAGGGCAGAACTGA
- a CDS encoding sugar ABC transporter substrate-binding protein — translation MAGPGAAGVAQAADAGKIGLDLPLLTSPFWQSYNNYLPKYAKDSGLDILAPVNSNGDPAQQITDMNNLLNLGAKGIVVGPLDSAAISRALDAAAAKNVPVVAVDVAPTQGKVAMVVRADNRAYGEKACKYIGDHVKSGKVVQIMGDLASVNGRDRSEAFRSCMKAYPGITVLEIPAAWKGDVAATALDSLLTANPDVKGIYMQAGGVYLSPTLQTLRRKQMLFPAGDPKHVVIVSNDGIPQEFDAIRRGDIDATVSQPADSYAKYGLFYIKAALAGQTFKPGPTDHGSNIIQLSPGVLEDQLPAPLVTKANVDDKALWGNTVK, via the coding sequence ATGGCCGGTCCCGGCGCAGCCGGCGTCGCACAGGCGGCGGACGCCGGCAAGATCGGCCTCGATCTGCCGCTGCTGACCTCGCCGTTCTGGCAGTCGTACAACAACTACCTGCCCAAATACGCGAAGGATTCGGGTCTCGACATCCTCGCGCCGGTCAATTCGAACGGCGATCCCGCGCAGCAGATCACCGATATGAACAACCTGCTGAACCTCGGCGCGAAAGGCATCGTGGTCGGTCCGCTGGATTCGGCGGCGATCAGCCGCGCGCTCGATGCCGCCGCCGCGAAGAACGTGCCGGTGGTGGCCGTGGACGTCGCGCCGACTCAAGGCAAGGTCGCGATGGTGGTGCGCGCCGACAACCGCGCGTACGGCGAGAAGGCGTGCAAGTACATCGGCGATCACGTGAAGTCGGGCAAGGTCGTGCAGATCATGGGCGACCTGGCATCGGTGAACGGACGTGACCGCTCGGAAGCGTTCCGCTCGTGCATGAAGGCTTATCCGGGCATTACCGTGCTGGAGATTCCGGCGGCGTGGAAGGGCGACGTGGCGGCCACCGCGCTCGACAGTCTGCTGACCGCGAACCCGGACGTGAAGGGCATCTACATGCAGGCCGGCGGCGTGTATCTGTCGCCGACGCTGCAGACCTTGCGCCGCAAGCAGATGCTGTTTCCGGCGGGCGATCCGAAACACGTCGTGATCGTCAGCAACGACGGCATTCCGCAGGAATTCGATGCGATTCGCCGCGGCGACATCGACGCAACCGTTTCGCAGCCCGCCGATTCGTACGCGAAATACGGCCTGTTCTATATCAAGGCGGCGTTGGCGGGGCAGACCTTCAAGCCGGGCCCGACCGATCACGGCAGCAACATCATCCAGTTGTCGCCGGGCGTGCTGGAAGATCAGTTGCCCGCGCCGCTCGTGACGAAGGCGAATGTGGACGACAAGGCCTTGTGGGGCAATACCGTCAAATGA